From a region of the Theobroma cacao cultivar B97-61/B2 chromosome 8, Criollo_cocoa_genome_V2, whole genome shotgun sequence genome:
- the LOC18592837 gene encoding uncharacterized protein LOC18592837 isoform X3, with product MEVKLSHRQHFSLPKSLLPNFKETSFPPPHTFSLRSWAATERHRFQGLIKKWRLQNNSKDYICAHLVKEGETLSSISKKYGVSVYSIAAANKDIVDIHLVFKGQLLNIPASSLKETLLAKKSRLWHSIRAFRTPSHKIIYSMVTSHGLSNQAKATGYFLVLVPLIAFCIRCIISTFRIRVARDMRHQAVDKSKGHHPGAKSMRWKSALSDTEESDAFDSESGLDSNSPSEDEAYISYDEASHAYSRLQHDYEKFLSECGMSKWGYWRGGSPGT from the exons ATGGAAGTGAAGCTTAGCCATAGACAACACTTCTCCCTCCCAAAGTCTCTTCTTCCCAACTTCAAAGAAACAAGCTTCCCTCCTCCTCACACCTTCTCTTTAAGATCCTGGGCAGCTACTGAACGCCACCGTTTCCAAGGCCTCATCAAG AAATGGAGATTGCAGAACAATAGCAAGGACTATATCTGCGCTCACCTGGTGAAAGA GGGTGAAACTTTGTCTTCGATTTCAAAGAAGTATGGGGTCTCCGTTTATTCAATTGCAGCTGCTAATAAGGACATAGTGGATATTCACCTTGTTTTCAAAGGCCAGCTCCTTAACATCCCTGCTTCTTCCCTCAAAGAAACTCTACTT GCCAAGAAGAGTAGGTTATGGCATTCCATCCGTGCGTTCAGAACTCCTTCACACAAAATAATTTACTCCATGGTTACTTCACATGGCTTGTCAAAT CAGGCTAAAGCTACTGGCTATTTTCTAGTTCTGGTTCCTCTTATAGCGTTTTGCATCAGATGCATAATCAGTACCTTTCGCATTAGAGTTGCCAGAGACATGAGACACCAAGCTGtggataagtcaaagggaCATCATCCTGGGGCAAAAAGCATGCGATGGAAGTCTGCTCTGAGTGACACAGAGGAATCAGATGCTTTTGACTCTGAATCAGGACTAGATTCCAAT AGTCCTTCAGAAGATGAAGCTTACATTTCCTATGATGAGGCCTCTCATGCTTACAGTAGACTTCAACATGATTATGAGAAATTTCTTTCAGAATGTGGAATGAGTAAATGGGGATACTGGAGAGGTGGTTCACCTGGGACCTGA
- the LOC18592837 gene encoding uncharacterized protein LOC18592837 isoform X1 gives MEVKLSHRQHFSLPKSLLPNFKETSFPPPHTFSLRSWAATERHRFQGLIKKWRLQNNSKDYICAHLVKDFKCRGETLSSISKKYGVSVYSIAAANKDIVDIHLVFKGQLLNIPASSLKETLLAKKSRLWHSIRAFRTPSHKIIYSMVTSHGLSNQAKATGYFLVLVPLIAFCIRCIISTFRIRVARDMRHQAVDKSKGHHPGAKSMRWKSALSDTEESDAFDSESGLDSNSPSEDEAYISYDEASHAYSRLQHDYEKFLSECGMSKWGYWRGGSPGT, from the exons ATGGAAGTGAAGCTTAGCCATAGACAACACTTCTCCCTCCCAAAGTCTCTTCTTCCCAACTTCAAAGAAACAAGCTTCCCTCCTCCTCACACCTTCTCTTTAAGATCCTGGGCAGCTACTGAACGCCACCGTTTCCAAGGCCTCATCAAG AAATGGAGATTGCAGAACAATAGCAAGGACTATATCTGCGCTCACCTGGTGAAAGA TTTTAAGTGCAGGGGTGAAACTTTGTCTTCGATTTCAAAGAAGTATGGGGTCTCCGTTTATTCAATTGCAGCTGCTAATAAGGACATAGTGGATATTCACCTTGTTTTCAAAGGCCAGCTCCTTAACATCCCTGCTTCTTCCCTCAAAGAAACTCTACTT GCCAAGAAGAGTAGGTTATGGCATTCCATCCGTGCGTTCAGAACTCCTTCACACAAAATAATTTACTCCATGGTTACTTCACATGGCTTGTCAAAT CAGGCTAAAGCTACTGGCTATTTTCTAGTTCTGGTTCCTCTTATAGCGTTTTGCATCAGATGCATAATCAGTACCTTTCGCATTAGAGTTGCCAGAGACATGAGACACCAAGCTGtggataagtcaaagggaCATCATCCTGGGGCAAAAAGCATGCGATGGAAGTCTGCTCTGAGTGACACAGAGGAATCAGATGCTTTTGACTCTGAATCAGGACTAGATTCCAAT AGTCCTTCAGAAGATGAAGCTTACATTTCCTATGATGAGGCCTCTCATGCTTACAGTAGACTTCAACATGATTATGAGAAATTTCTTTCAGAATGTGGAATGAGTAAATGGGGATACTGGAGAGGTGGTTCACCTGGGACCTGA
- the LOC18592837 gene encoding uncharacterized protein LOC18592837 isoform X2: MEVKLSHRQHFSLPKSLLPNFKETSFPPPHTFSLRSWAATERHRFQGLIKKWRLQNNSKDYICAHLVKDFKCRGETLSSISKKYGVSVYSIAAANKDIVDIHLVFKGQLLNIPASSLKETLLAKKSRLWHSIRAFRTPSHKIIYSMVTSHGLSNAKATGYFLVLVPLIAFCIRCIISTFRIRVARDMRHQAVDKSKGHHPGAKSMRWKSALSDTEESDAFDSESGLDSNSPSEDEAYISYDEASHAYSRLQHDYEKFLSECGMSKWGYWRGGSPGT, from the exons ATGGAAGTGAAGCTTAGCCATAGACAACACTTCTCCCTCCCAAAGTCTCTTCTTCCCAACTTCAAAGAAACAAGCTTCCCTCCTCCTCACACCTTCTCTTTAAGATCCTGGGCAGCTACTGAACGCCACCGTTTCCAAGGCCTCATCAAG AAATGGAGATTGCAGAACAATAGCAAGGACTATATCTGCGCTCACCTGGTGAAAGA TTTTAAGTGCAGGGGTGAAACTTTGTCTTCGATTTCAAAGAAGTATGGGGTCTCCGTTTATTCAATTGCAGCTGCTAATAAGGACATAGTGGATATTCACCTTGTTTTCAAAGGCCAGCTCCTTAACATCCCTGCTTCTTCCCTCAAAGAAACTCTACTT GCCAAGAAGAGTAGGTTATGGCATTCCATCCGTGCGTTCAGAACTCCTTCACACAAAATAATTTACTCCATGGTTACTTCACATGGCTTGTCAAAT GCTAAAGCTACTGGCTATTTTCTAGTTCTGGTTCCTCTTATAGCGTTTTGCATCAGATGCATAATCAGTACCTTTCGCATTAGAGTTGCCAGAGACATGAGACACCAAGCTGtggataagtcaaagggaCATCATCCTGGGGCAAAAAGCATGCGATGGAAGTCTGCTCTGAGTGACACAGAGGAATCAGATGCTTTTGACTCTGAATCAGGACTAGATTCCAAT AGTCCTTCAGAAGATGAAGCTTACATTTCCTATGATGAGGCCTCTCATGCTTACAGTAGACTTCAACATGATTATGAGAAATTTCTTTCAGAATGTGGAATGAGTAAATGGGGATACTGGAGAGGTGGTTCACCTGGGACCTGA